One genomic region from Arthrobacter sp. YN encodes:
- a CDS encoding alpha/beta hydrolase, whose product MDFLSDVSLVGGPFLWFSIACGAAGGVYLLWRRRRSWPLVVVGSLAISVGIVALVHWILVDLMATFSENLPFETLAWSVPAVAAVLLCAARLPRNSGKGRSLSVLAMLGVVLLSAVQVNLYFGLNNSVGDLLGTAVARIQPLEAGLQRSPDLKPGPALKGWKAPESMPGNGILRKAEIPGTTSGFIAREAYIYLPPAYQTEPRPVLPVLVLFSGQPGGPADWLTGGQLRTQLDRFAEAHHGVAPVTVVVDPNGSSSANTMCMDSLIAPADTYLSKDVPAWITSTLDVSDDPRLWAVGGFSFGGTCATQMGTVHPELFSSVLAFSAEREPALAKDRNKTIQDSFDGDAAAFESKTPLALMQQRNYAGSAVYLTAGETDHEFTDYMHELADAARTAGFATEEHSIQHAGHSWDAVVRGMPGALGFLADRWELSQ is encoded by the coding sequence ATGGATTTTCTTTCCGACGTCAGCCTGGTTGGTGGTCCGTTCCTTTGGTTCAGCATTGCTTGCGGTGCTGCCGGTGGAGTGTACCTGCTCTGGCGACGACGACGTTCCTGGCCACTGGTCGTGGTGGGCTCCCTCGCGATTTCTGTCGGAATCGTGGCGTTGGTCCACTGGATACTGGTGGATCTCATGGCCACTTTTTCAGAGAACCTTCCCTTTGAGACGCTGGCCTGGTCTGTGCCGGCCGTCGCGGCTGTTCTCCTCTGCGCGGCCCGCCTTCCACGCAACTCCGGTAAAGGCCGCTCCCTCAGCGTCCTGGCGATGCTGGGAGTCGTCCTTTTGAGTGCGGTGCAAGTAAATCTCTACTTCGGGCTGAACAACTCGGTAGGGGATTTGCTGGGTACTGCAGTGGCCCGCATTCAGCCACTGGAGGCCGGCCTTCAGCGGAGCCCGGACCTTAAGCCCGGTCCCGCCCTCAAGGGGTGGAAAGCGCCGGAGTCCATGCCAGGAAACGGAATTCTGCGCAAGGCCGAGATCCCCGGGACCACTTCCGGTTTCATCGCGCGGGAAGCGTACATCTACCTTCCCCCCGCGTATCAGACTGAACCCCGCCCCGTGCTGCCTGTGCTGGTGCTCTTCTCAGGGCAGCCCGGTGGTCCGGCCGACTGGTTGACGGGCGGCCAACTCCGCACCCAACTGGACCGTTTCGCTGAAGCCCACCACGGAGTGGCTCCGGTGACGGTGGTGGTGGATCCGAACGGGTCAAGCAGCGCCAACACCATGTGCATGGATAGCCTGATTGCCCCTGCGGACACATATCTCTCCAAGGATGTACCGGCCTGGATCACCTCTACACTGGACGTCTCCGATGACCCCCGACTGTGGGCCGTGGGCGGTTTCTCGTTTGGAGGTACATGTGCCACGCAGATGGGTACAGTCCATCCGGAGCTCTTCTCATCGGTGCTCGCGTTCTCGGCCGAACGGGAACCTGCGTTGGCCAAGGATCGAAACAAGACCATTCAGGACTCGTTCGACGGCGATGCAGCGGCTTTCGAGTCGAAGACGCCTTTGGCGTTGATGCAGCAACGCAATTATGCGGGAAGCGCTGTGTACCTCACGGCCGGCGAAACTGACCACGAGTTCACCGACTATATGCATGAGCTCGCTGATGCTGCCAGGACTGCGGGCTTCGCAACAGAAGAACACTCCATTCAGCACGCAGGACACTCTTGGGACGCTGTTGTCCGGGGAATGCCTGGAGCCTTGGGTTTCCTTGCCGACCGCTGGGAGCTGTCCCAATGA
- a CDS encoding bifunctional lysylphosphatidylglycerol flippase/synthetase MprF — protein sequence MSRALRGVIKPALLQAGKHIRATPFTLLVLGLFVALSLVSGSFLSGPPEPWLAFAGVSLDGLRSGEWWSIWTSLFFTTNPLAYATAILMIVFLLGLAERHLGSLKTAGVFLGAQFACVSAFLLVTQVAQHADDGWLSRMADTRLIGPYGAALATALAASALLPTLWQRRLRTVALSVSLLLVLYVGHAETVVGFLGALIGLASGWWMQSSQGHLHLHRSTGREVRNLLSLTMAIFAVGPIVTAAAKSPSGPLALLRDVILNPLPTLSQLESSCGGTIDVACLEVGRQGYTGPWGLALAVVPVVLLLICADGMRRGRRLALGIAIAVQLVVVALSAIYLGLFAGMPRLQGRPHVPMLNSAVVHLIPLVVVPLVLAVMLFVYRGHFRVVTSDRLRRRIFWLVGLTGAGLSLAYTAVWLASGGMDRDGGLLGLAAELARQYLPVPLPGVYRKVFAERDVLEVFLFSYSGTVFWLVALVGVWILLIRGHHSGGLDHQAREKARALVKSGGDSLSWMALWEPNKYWFNGDGTGGVAYQHHGHVALTLAGPLGSAGHRLETARGFLEYCTQQALIPCFYSCTDELWPMLQARGFRRVAVAQETRLRIRDLEFRGKEWQNVRTSLNRAKKLGITASWGRYSELSHGVRAQVTEVSEEWAAQKKIPEMGFTLGGLDELADDDVLCCVAVDDAGFVYGVTSWLPVYEEGQVVSWTLDFMRRRGDTFPGVMEFLIASAILHLRASVEVISLSGSPLAREKGEIEQRAEGLAGILDAVGQALEPVYGFRSLASFKSRFQPEYRTLYMYYQDPLHLPAMGRALSRAYLPGLSVRHSARLLRTLVA from the coding sequence ATGAGCCGTGCCCTCAGGGGTGTGATCAAGCCGGCATTGCTGCAGGCGGGCAAGCACATACGGGCCACGCCGTTCACGCTGCTGGTGCTGGGCTTGTTTGTGGCGTTGTCCCTGGTTTCGGGCAGTTTCCTGTCCGGTCCGCCGGAGCCGTGGCTTGCCTTCGCCGGCGTATCACTTGACGGCCTGCGGTCTGGAGAATGGTGGTCCATCTGGACTTCGTTGTTCTTCACCACTAATCCGCTGGCTTATGCCACAGCGATCCTGATGATCGTGTTTCTTCTGGGCCTTGCCGAGCGGCACCTGGGGTCACTCAAAACGGCGGGTGTGTTCTTGGGCGCCCAGTTCGCCTGCGTGTCGGCATTCCTCCTGGTCACCCAAGTGGCGCAGCACGCAGATGACGGCTGGCTGTCGCGGATGGCAGACACCCGGCTGATTGGTCCCTATGGGGCAGCTCTGGCTACGGCTTTGGCAGCCAGCGCCCTGCTCCCTACTCTGTGGCAACGGCGGCTGCGCACGGTGGCCCTTTCGGTCTCTTTGCTCCTGGTGTTGTACGTCGGGCATGCCGAGACCGTGGTGGGATTCCTGGGGGCCCTGATCGGCTTGGCATCCGGGTGGTGGATGCAAAGCAGCCAGGGGCACCTCCATCTGCATCGCTCTACGGGCAGGGAAGTGCGGAACCTTCTGTCTTTGACCATGGCCATCTTCGCTGTGGGACCCATCGTTACCGCTGCGGCGAAGAGTCCGTCCGGTCCCCTCGCATTGCTGCGGGACGTCATCCTGAATCCTTTGCCCACGCTCAGCCAGTTGGAAAGCAGCTGCGGGGGAACCATTGACGTTGCCTGTTTGGAGGTGGGCCGCCAAGGCTATACCGGCCCGTGGGGATTGGCGCTGGCAGTGGTGCCTGTAGTCTTGCTCCTCATTTGTGCCGACGGCATGAGACGTGGACGCAGACTGGCCTTGGGGATCGCGATCGCGGTCCAGTTGGTAGTGGTGGCGTTGTCAGCGATTTACCTCGGCCTCTTCGCCGGGATGCCCAGGCTGCAGGGACGTCCCCACGTGCCCATGCTGAACTCGGCCGTGGTCCACCTGATCCCGCTCGTCGTCGTGCCGCTGGTGCTGGCTGTGATGCTCTTTGTCTACCGTGGCCACTTCCGGGTGGTGACCTCGGATCGACTCCGGCGCAGAATCTTCTGGTTGGTAGGCCTGACCGGGGCGGGGCTTAGCCTCGCCTACACCGCAGTCTGGTTGGCGTCCGGCGGCATGGACCGCGACGGCGGCTTGCTGGGATTGGCTGCAGAATTGGCCCGGCAGTATCTTCCCGTTCCGCTGCCCGGCGTCTACCGAAAGGTCTTTGCCGAACGTGATGTCCTGGAGGTGTTCCTTTTCTCCTACTCCGGAACGGTGTTCTGGTTGGTGGCGCTGGTGGGCGTGTGGATCCTGCTCATCCGTGGCCACCACTCCGGCGGACTCGACCACCAAGCCCGCGAGAAAGCCCGCGCTCTGGTCAAATCCGGGGGTGACTCGTTGTCCTGGATGGCGCTCTGGGAACCCAACAAGTACTGGTTCAACGGTGACGGCACCGGGGGAGTGGCCTACCAGCACCATGGTCACGTGGCCTTGACGTTGGCGGGCCCGTTGGGTTCTGCCGGGCATCGTTTGGAAACTGCCAGGGGTTTCCTGGAGTACTGCACCCAGCAGGCGTTGATTCCATGCTTCTACTCCTGCACGGATGAGCTGTGGCCCATGCTTCAAGCGCGGGGCTTCCGCAGGGTGGCTGTCGCCCAGGAAACCCGCCTGCGGATCAGGGACCTGGAATTCCGGGGCAAGGAGTGGCAGAACGTCAGGACATCGCTGAACCGTGCCAAAAAACTGGGGATAACGGCCAGCTGGGGCCGCTACTCGGAGCTATCGCACGGCGTGCGCGCCCAAGTCACTGAGGTCTCGGAGGAGTGGGCAGCCCAGAAGAAGATTCCTGAAATGGGCTTCACTTTGGGCGGCCTGGACGAGTTGGCGGACGACGACGTCCTGTGCTGCGTTGCCGTTGATGACGCGGGGTTCGTCTACGGGGTCACCAGTTGGCTCCCGGTCTACGAGGAAGGCCAGGTCGTCAGTTGGACGCTGGACTTCATGAGGCGGCGTGGAGACACCTTCCCGGGAGTCATGGAATTCCTGATTGCCTCGGCCATCCTGCACTTGCGTGCCTCCGTGGAGGTCATCTCACTGTCCGGTTCGCCCTTGGCCAGGGAGAAGGGCGAGATCGAACAACGGGCTGAGGGCCTGGCGGGAATTCTGGATGCCGTGGGGCAGGCACTGGAACCGGTTTATGGATTCAGGTCATTGGCTTCTTTTAAGTCGAGATTCCAGCCCGAGTACCGAACGTTGTACATGTATTACCAAGACCCGTTGCACCTTCCGGCAATGGGGCGGGCACTAAGCCGGGCCTATCTGCCCGGATTGTCGGTACGGCATTCAGCGCGGCTGCTCCGAACCCTGGTTGCTTGA